A window of Eubacteriaceae bacterium ES3 contains these coding sequences:
- a CDS encoding uroporphyrinogen decarboxylase family protein: MGKETVLKTLRHEKTDEVAWVPFTGVHAAFMKGYTATDILTDGDKLFDALMNVHKLYSPDGMPIVFDLQIEAEILGCKLFWADENPPSVVKHPLRKTKEVPCKCKIPKATDGRIPMVIETAKRVKEAIGDDTALYGLICGPVTLASHLRGTDFFMDIISDPEYVKELVNFCAEVNMAMAQYYIDAGMDVIAVVDPLISQVSPKAIEAHFLEPFQAIFDYIRNQDALSCMFVCGDATNQMDVMARCHADGISIDENVDIKKAKEITDKYNVTICGNIPLTTVMLFGSQLDNMKYVVDMMDNIDHHNLIISPGCDMPFKIPVDNTIACVQAIKHTDESREMVKNHESAGALMDIELPDYDNLTKPFVELFTLDAETCAACTYMVNAVMEVHADMSDLFDVAEYKYCIKEDIARTQKMGVEHLPSIYINGKCRWSSIIPAREELIAAIKELA; this comes from the coding sequence ATGGGAAAAGAAACTGTATTAAAAACATTAAGACATGAAAAAACTGACGAGGTAGCTTGGGTACCGTTTACTGGTGTACATGCAGCATTCATGAAAGGTTACACCGCAACTGATATTTTGACTGATGGCGATAAACTTTTTGATGCTTTAATGAACGTACATAAACTTTATTCACCAGATGGTATGCCAATCGTATTCGATTTACAGATTGAAGCAGAAATTTTAGGATGTAAATTATTCTGGGCTGATGAAAACCCACCATCAGTAGTTAAACATCCGCTAAGAAAAACAAAGGAAGTGCCATGTAAGTGCAAAATTCCAAAGGCAACAGATGGCCGTATTCCAATGGTTATTGAAACTGCTAAACGCGTTAAAGAAGCAATTGGTGATGACACTGCTTTATACGGTCTGATCTGTGGACCAGTAACACTGGCTTCACATTTACGTGGAACTGACTTTTTCATGGATATCATCTCAGATCCTGAATACGTTAAAGAGCTGGTTAACTTCTGTGCTGAAGTAAATATGGCAATGGCTCAGTATTATATTGATGCTGGCATGGACGTTATCGCTGTCGTTGATCCGCTAATCAGCCAGGTATCGCCAAAAGCAATTGAAGCTCATTTCCTTGAGCCATTCCAGGCAATTTTTGATTACATCAGAAATCAGGATGCACTTAGCTGTATGTTTGTATGTGGAGATGCTACAAATCAGATGGATGTAATGGCTCGTTGTCATGCTGATGGTATTTCTATCGATGAAAATGTTGATATTAAAAAGGCTAAAGAAATTACAGATAAATATAATGTTACTATTTGTGGTAATATTCCACTTACAACAGTAATGTTGTTTGGTAGCCAGTTAGACAACATGAAATATGTTGTAGATATGATGGATAACATCGATCATCATAATCTGATTATCAGCCCAGGCTGTGATATGCCATTCAAAATTCCAGTTGATAACACTATCGCTTGTGTTCAGGCCATTAAACATACTGATGAATCACGAGAAATGGTTAAGAATCATGAATCTGCAGGTGCTTTAATGGATATTGAGTTGCCAGATTACGATAATCTGACTAAACCATTTGTTGAACTTTTCACGCTGGATGCAGAGACATGCGCGGCTTGTACTTATATGGTTAATGCTGTTATGGAAGTTCATGCTGATATGAGTGACCTTTTTGATGTAGCTGAGTACAAATACTGTATCAAAGAAGATATAGCCAGAACTCAAAAAATGGGAGTTGAGCATCTTCCTTCAATTTATATCAACGGTAAATGCCGATGGTCGTCAATTATTCCAGCTCGTGAAGAATTGATTGCGGCTATTAAAGAATTAGCTTAA
- a CDS encoding ASKHA domain-containing protein, whose amino-acid sequence MKIVFKPDEKSVTFSDSINLLEAASQAGVLINAACHGAGTCGKCKVQIIDGNLPELSQSEKKALTVEEVEAGFRLACKLMVSSDLTVLVPNLAGEGNRKKELTKLPEHFKQDIKISKQYVKIKKASMKNQKSDVKRLAEALNISELIVEPKLLSTVSKSLKPKKAEITAVVKDHRLIAVEDGNTEEKHFGLALDIGTTTVVGMLYNLHSGEMVDVESRTNPQSNFGADVISRIQFTRESEENLTFLQKRIIQCFNEMIQMFALKNDFDPNCIYDVTVVGNTTMSHLFEAVDPESLAKTPFVPVYCQGVNNIAADLDLQVNPLANVYFLPNIAGHVGADIVAGMLATNVKNLPGITLAVDIGTNGEVYLANEGSISTCSTAAGPAFEGACIRHGMRAAKGAIEKVSYQRGDIVVQTIENAEPVGICGSGLIDAVSVLIELEIIGKNGKMISQEECKLKNLPEMITNRLIQADDGMAFELYQNNGRTIILTQSDVREVQLAKAAIMAGMQTLLKEEGIETSQIDRVLIAGAFGNYIDKKNAVTIGLLPDIGLKKLISVGNAAGTGASMALLSEKVRKEAEFLSKFVKHIELSASPSFQDEYMNAMCF is encoded by the coding sequence ATGAAGATAGTATTTAAACCCGATGAAAAATCTGTAACATTTTCCGACTCCATCAATTTACTCGAGGCTGCATCACAAGCGGGAGTATTAATTAATGCCGCTTGTCATGGAGCTGGTACTTGCGGTAAGTGCAAAGTTCAAATCATAGATGGAAATCTCCCAGAACTCAGCCAGTCAGAAAAAAAAGCATTGACTGTCGAAGAAGTAGAGGCAGGTTTCAGGTTAGCCTGCAAACTAATGGTCAGCAGTGATTTAACGGTTTTAGTTCCTAATCTGGCCGGAGAGGGAAATCGCAAGAAAGAACTGACAAAACTGCCAGAGCATTTTAAACAGGATATTAAGATTAGCAAACAATATGTCAAGATAAAAAAGGCTTCGATGAAAAATCAGAAAAGTGATGTAAAACGTCTAGCAGAAGCTCTAAATATTTCTGAATTAATTGTAGAGCCGAAGCTTTTATCAACTGTGTCTAAGTCATTGAAACCTAAAAAGGCTGAAATTACTGCGGTTGTCAAAGACCACCGCTTAATCGCGGTTGAAGATGGTAATACAGAAGAAAAACATTTCGGCCTGGCTTTGGATATTGGAACAACTACAGTTGTTGGAATGCTTTATAACCTCCATTCAGGAGAAATGGTTGATGTAGAATCCCGGACAAATCCACAAAGCAATTTTGGTGCTGATGTAATTTCGCGTATTCAGTTTACCCGCGAAAGTGAGGAAAATCTTACATTTTTACAGAAGCGAATTATTCAATGCTTTAACGAAATGATTCAGATGTTTGCATTAAAAAACGATTTTGATCCGAATTGTATATATGATGTAACAGTAGTGGGTAATACGACTATGAGCCATTTATTTGAGGCAGTGGACCCAGAATCTTTGGCTAAAACACCTTTCGTTCCAGTTTATTGTCAAGGCGTTAATAATATAGCTGCCGACCTGGATTTACAGGTAAATCCGCTGGCAAATGTTTATTTCTTGCCCAATATTGCCGGTCATGTTGGTGCTGATATTGTTGCTGGGATGCTGGCTACAAATGTAAAAAATTTACCAGGTATAACGCTGGCTGTAGATATTGGTACAAACGGCGAGGTTTATCTGGCTAACGAAGGAAGCATTTCAACTTGTTCCACTGCAGCTGGTCCAGCTTTTGAAGGCGCGTGTATTCGTCATGGGATGCGAGCGGCAAAAGGTGCCATTGAAAAAGTATCATATCAAAGAGGCGATATTGTGGTTCAAACCATCGAAAATGCAGAGCCGGTTGGGATATGTGGTTCTGGATTAATCGATGCTGTTTCTGTGCTGATTGAACTTGAAATCATTGGCAAAAATGGTAAAATGATTTCTCAGGAAGAATGTAAATTAAAAAATTTACCAGAAATGATAACAAATCGTTTAATTCAGGCAGATGACGGTATGGCTTTCGAACTATACCAGAATAATGGTCGAACAATTATTCTTACGCAAAGTGACGTTAGAGAAGTACAATTGGCTAAAGCTGCCATTATGGCTGGAATGCAGACGTTATTAAAAGAAGAAGGCATTGAAACAAGCCAAATTGATAGAGTGCTTATTGCTGGGGCTTTTGGTAACTATATTGATAAGAAAAATGCTGTCACAATCGGACTTCTTCCAGATATTGGTTTAAAGAAACTGATCAGCGTAGGAAATGCTGCCGGGACTGGAGCTAGTATGGCATTATTGTCAGAAAAGGTCAGAAAAGAAGCAGAGTTTCTTTCAAAGTTTGTAAAACATATAGAGTTATCAGCCAGTCCATCATTTCAGGATGAGTATATGAATGCCATGTGTTTTTAG
- a CDS encoding prolyl-tRNA synthetase associated domain-containing protein, with amino-acid sequence MSENSEKVLNKLDELDIKYSVVEHPPVYTCEELENYITDLSGVHCKNLFLRNKKGNRHFLLVTDESRQINIKEFGKKIDVSNLSFASAERLMKHLGVETGAVSVFGTLNDTKNQVEVIIDQAIMKEDSINCHPNDNTKTISFSSADLKKYLDQCSQSVKFITL; translated from the coding sequence ATGAGCGAAAATTCAGAAAAAGTATTAAATAAGTTGGATGAACTGGACATCAAGTATTCGGTAGTAGAACATCCACCAGTTTATACATGTGAAGAACTGGAGAACTATATTACTGATTTATCAGGTGTTCACTGTAAAAATTTGTTTCTTAGAAACAAAAAAGGTAACCGCCACTTTTTGTTGGTTACTGACGAATCACGACAGATTAATATCAAAGAATTTGGAAAAAAAATCGATGTCAGCAATTTAAGTTTTGCATCAGCTGAGAGATTAATGAAACACCTGGGTGTTGAAACAGGTGCAGTTTCGGTTTTTGGCACATTGAATGACACTAAGAATCAGGTAGAAGTAATTATCGATCAGGCAATTATGAAAGAAGATTCTATTAATTGTCACCCAAATGATAATACAAAAACTATCTCTTTTTCTTCAGCTGATTTGAAAAAGTACTTGGATCAATGTAGCCAATCGGTTAAATTTATTACACTTTAA
- a CDS encoding GTP-binding protein, with product MKLILLTGFLGSGKTTLLTNLLEEYKDRKIGVLMNEFGDVGVDGKLIENDDFKLTEINNGSIFCACLKENFILGLAEFLKYDLEMVFVESSGVSDPSNMGEVLNVVEKLAKTTYQYLGSICIADSLFFSKQYELIPALHKQIYYADVVVLNKVDLQSADLILETKKAIREINQDATIIETSYCKFPIDEQISKMEAAHIEKAWTESGNTVESRLVTKVLTTDSEIQYEALKTFLDLVAGNTYRIKGFAKTDKGIFEVSGVDQRIELISWPKPIEKTEIVMISSIGIGIISKVTSCWKEMMEAIKMKII from the coding sequence ATGAAACTTATTTTATTAACTGGTTTTTTAGGGTCTGGCAAAACAACACTTTTAACAAATCTCTTGGAAGAATACAAAGACCGGAAAATTGGTGTATTAATGAACGAATTTGGTGATGTCGGAGTTGACGGAAAACTGATTGAAAATGATGATTTCAAATTAACGGAGATTAATAACGGATCAATATTCTGTGCTTGCTTGAAAGAGAATTTTATCCTTGGACTGGCAGAATTTTTAAAGTATGACCTGGAAATGGTTTTTGTCGAGTCATCAGGGGTATCGGATCCTTCCAATATGGGAGAAGTGTTAAACGTTGTAGAAAAATTGGCCAAAACGACCTATCAGTATCTTGGGTCAATTTGTATTGCGGATAGCCTGTTTTTTTCCAAACAGTATGAATTGATACCAGCTTTACATAAGCAAATTTACTATGCTGATGTAGTGGTGCTAAATAAAGTTGATCTTCAGAGTGCTGACTTGATTTTAGAGACTAAAAAAGCAATTCGAGAGATTAATCAGGATGCAACAATTATTGAGACAAGTTATTGTAAATTTCCCATCGACGAGCAAATCAGCAAAATGGAAGCGGCTCATATTGAAAAAGCCTGGACAGAATCTGGTAATACAGTTGAATCAAGGTTGGTGACAAAAGTATTGACGACAGATTCAGAAATACAATATGAAGCACTAAAAACTTTTCTGGATTTGGTTGCTGGCAACACCTATCGAATTAAAGGCTTTGCAAAAACCGATAAAGGGATTTTTGAAGTAAGTGGTGTTGATCAGCGAATTGAGTTAATTTCCTGGCCAAAGCCAATTGAAAAAACAGAGATAGTGATGATTTCCTCGATTGGGATTGGAATAATATCTAAAGTGACTTCTTGTTGGAAAGAGATGATGGAAGCAATTAAGATGAAAATAATCTAA
- the trxA gene encoding thioredoxin has protein sequence MSVIKITSQNFEMEVIQSDKPVLLDFWAPWCGPCQILSPIIEEIAEEVFIIKVGKINVDEEPDLAKEFMVMNIPTLAVVKGGVITKKSVGAKSKEEILELLNS, from the coding sequence ATGAGTGTAATTAAAATAACCAGTCAAAATTTTGAAATGGAAGTCATCCAATCTGACAAACCGGTTCTTCTCGATTTCTGGGCACCTTGGTGCGGTCCCTGTCAAATCTTATCACCAATTATTGAAGAAATTGCTGAAGAAGTATTTATTATAAAAGTTGGTAAAATTAATGTCGATGAAGAACCCGATTTAGCCAAGGAGTTTATGGTTATGAATATCCCAACATTGGCAGTTGTAAAAGGTGGTGTTATCACCAAAAAATCAGTAGGCGCAAAATCTAAAGAAGAAATCCTTGAGCTCCTAAATAGCTAA
- a CDS encoding cation:proton antiporter — protein sequence MYNFDQLLILFSALLFLVVMFSFINEKTVKLPYEIGLVVFGFLFVVVYIIARNFNLFIIPEEVLDLYREFDFNDFLFNGILCFMLFSGASRIEFGDFNKDKFLVGSMAIIGTLVSTVIYGLLFYGMAYLINVHVSLLEACVLGAIVAPTDPISAMSILAKAGLPKRIGLIIEGEALFNDGVAVAIFATLITALRLSADSVSVLGFLEGLLTELSGAVAVGLIISFLMFAVFKRSTDNFVRIFTSILTVMLAYLLCEYFGFSGPIAAVICGLYYATGIGGLQRKNHVCMSKELHQLFYSFWSVVDNLLNGILFLLVGVLLLNIKNINTLSIGMLLIVGICSIVFNTIARYVGVYAAMMFNRNPPPGKGMRNSKFRLFMTWAGLKGGLCLALIMGTSNVMSASTYNLSIIAAYFIVLFTTVVQGLTVGKGYLLLNRNNEKVFMHSKKEAAGHSYK from the coding sequence ATGTATAATTTTGATCAGTTACTTATTTTATTCAGCGCATTGCTGTTTCTAGTAGTAATGTTCAGTTTTATCAATGAAAAGACAGTTAAGCTGCCATATGAAATTGGACTGGTTGTGTTCGGGTTTTTGTTTGTTGTAGTCTATATTATTGCAAGGAATTTTAACCTGTTTATTATTCCAGAGGAAGTATTAGATCTTTATCGTGAATTTGATTTTAATGATTTTCTATTTAATGGAATTCTTTGTTTTATGCTTTTCAGTGGGGCGTCAAGAATTGAATTTGGCGATTTTAATAAAGATAAATTTTTAGTTGGCAGTATGGCAATTATTGGTACTTTAGTTTCAACGGTAATTTATGGTCTTTTATTTTATGGAATGGCTTATTTGATTAATGTGCATGTCAGTCTTCTGGAAGCCTGTGTTTTGGGTGCTATTGTGGCACCAACTGATCCGATCTCAGCGATGAGCATTTTAGCTAAAGCGGGCCTTCCCAAACGTATCGGACTGATAATTGAAGGTGAAGCTTTATTTAATGATGGGGTGGCGGTAGCAATTTTTGCAACCTTGATTACAGCTTTACGATTATCCGCTGACAGTGTATCTGTATTAGGTTTTCTGGAAGGTTTACTGACAGAACTATCAGGAGCGGTCGCTGTAGGTTTAATTATTTCTTTTCTTATGTTTGCAGTCTTTAAACGATCTACGGATAATTTTGTAAGAATTTTTACCAGTATCTTAACAGTAATGCTAGCTTATCTGCTTTGTGAATACTTTGGTTTTTCAGGACCGATTGCAGCGGTTATCTGTGGTCTTTATTATGCAACTGGAATTGGCGGTTTACAGCGAAAAAACCATGTTTGTATGAGCAAAGAACTGCACCAGCTCTTTTATTCATTTTGGTCAGTGGTTGATAACTTACTTAATGGGATTCTCTTTTTGCTTGTTGGTGTCTTATTGTTAAATATTAAAAATATTAATACTTTGTCAATTGGAATGCTTTTGATTGTTGGTATATGTTCAATTGTCTTTAATACTATTGCTCGTTATGTGGGAGTTTATGCTGCAATGATGTTCAATAGAAATCCACCGCCAGGAAAGGGGATGCGTAATTCAAAATTTCGTCTTTTCATGACCTGGGCTGGATTAAAAGGTGGGTTATGCTTGGCTTTGATTATGGGAACCAGCAATGTTATGTCTGCATCTACCTACAACTTATCGATAATTGCAGCATATTTTATCGTTTTATTTACAACTGTTGTTCAAGGTTTGACCGTTGGAAAAGGTTATTTATTATTAAACCGAAATAATGAAAAGGTCTTTATGCATTCAAAAAAAGAAGCAGCAGGCCATTCATATAAATAA
- a CDS encoding FAD-dependent oxidoreductase, translated as MNNCKYPNLFSPIVLGDTLFRNRIFASPTGYQNINGDGYLNDGAAAYYERKAKGGVASVTSFEGVVDKELGRGGRGHICLDTPGISNNLSRLAYGVKTHGAVASLELQHTGMFANRDLSFFGASSNGIAYGPVACELDGREILPMDEEIIERTIKKYVEGAVLAKMSGFGMVTIHAGHGWLLHQFLSPLTNTRKDKWGGKDVENRARLLVTICDSIKQALGKGFPIEVRMSGSECYSGGFGIEDGIAIAKQIDGHCDLIHVSAGNHEIEEVFPVTHPSMFLEDGCNVKYAAEIKKHVKTPVATVGALSDPDLMEEIIASGKADVVEMARGLLCDPDFALKARTGNEDQIVKCMRCLSCFSSEMVNGEPYCALNPETGRELEMKYGMAVPLKKKVLVVGGGIGGMQAALTALNQGHEVILCEQNNRLGGVLRCEENVSFKKNLDYYLDQQAKKVMESPIDLRLNTKVTPEYINDLDVDVTIGALGAEPVKPGIKGIEKSHVLCAQDAYQSISEIGEKVLIIGAGLVGVELGLHLIASGKEVDIIEATDHINDGGNFLHMLGLKVEIEKRDLRIHYNACVEEIGDEAVTVKIGDEIREYAADTVIYAVGQKPRRDDALALNFSAPEFYMVGDCIAPRDITSANTEAFMTVRNIGRI; from the coding sequence ATGAATAATTGTAAATACCCTAATTTGTTTTCCCCGATTGTACTTGGTGATACCTTATTTCGCAACCGAATATTTGCTTCACCAACTGGTTACCAGAATATTAATGGTGACGGTTATTTAAACGATGGGGCCGCGGCATATTATGAGCGAAAAGCAAAAGGCGGTGTTGCCAGTGTAACCAGTTTTGAAGGCGTTGTTGACAAAGAATTAGGCAGAGGAGGCCGGGGTCATATCTGTCTGGATACGCCTGGTATTTCCAATAATCTTTCACGCCTGGCTTATGGAGTAAAAACTCATGGTGCCGTTGCTTCCCTGGAGCTTCAGCATACAGGTATGTTTGCAAATCGTGATCTGTCTTTTTTTGGAGCATCTTCAAATGGTATTGCTTATGGTCCGGTTGCTTGTGAATTAGATGGTCGAGAAATTCTGCCAATGGACGAAGAGATTATAGAGAGAACAATTAAAAAATATGTTGAGGGTGCAGTGCTGGCTAAAATGAGCGGCTTTGGGATGGTAACCATTCATGCAGGTCATGGATGGCTTTTGCACCAGTTTTTATCACCGCTTACCAATACTAGAAAGGATAAGTGGGGGGGCAAGGATGTTGAGAATCGTGCCCGATTACTGGTTACCATTTGTGACTCGATTAAGCAAGCACTGGGAAAAGGTTTCCCCATTGAAGTTAGAATGAGTGGATCAGAGTGTTATAGCGGTGGTTTTGGAATTGAAGATGGTATTGCTATTGCCAAACAGATTGACGGACATTGTGACCTCATTCATGTATCAGCCGGTAATCATGAAATTGAAGAAGTTTTCCCTGTTACCCACCCAAGTATGTTTCTCGAAGATGGTTGTAATGTAAAATATGCGGCGGAAATCAAAAAGCACGTTAAAACACCTGTTGCAACAGTTGGGGCTCTTTCTGATCCTGATTTAATGGAAGAAATCATTGCTTCAGGAAAGGCTGACGTGGTCGAAATGGCAAGAGGGCTTTTATGTGATCCGGATTTTGCTTTAAAAGCCCGTACCGGGAATGAAGATCAGATCGTAAAATGCATGCGTTGTTTATCCTGCTTTTCCAGTGAAATGGTAAACGGTGAACCTTATTGTGCGTTGAATCCGGAAACAGGACGAGAACTGGAAATGAAATATGGGATGGCTGTGCCGCTTAAAAAGAAAGTATTAGTTGTCGGTGGTGGTATTGGCGGAATGCAGGCAGCGCTAACAGCCTTAAATCAAGGACATGAAGTTATTTTATGCGAGCAGAATAATCGTTTGGGTGGAGTGCTGCGTTGCGAAGAGAATGTAAGCTTTAAGAAAAATCTGGATTATTATCTGGATCAGCAAGCAAAAAAAGTAATGGAGTCACCAATCGATTTAAGACTCAATACAAAAGTTACGCCTGAGTATATTAATGATTTGGATGTTGATGTTACAATAGGGGCTTTAGGCGCTGAACCAGTAAAACCGGGAATTAAGGGCATTGAAAAAAGCCATGTGCTTTGTGCTCAGGATGCCTATCAGTCCATTTCAGAAATCGGGGAAAAGGTATTGATTATTGGCGCTGGATTAGTTGGTGTTGAACTGGGTCTTCATCTGATTGCCAGTGGGAAAGAAGTCGATATAATAGAAGCAACGGATCATATTAATGATGGCGGCAATTTTCTTCATATGCTTGGTTTAAAAGTCGAGATAGAAAAAAGAGACTTGCGAATTCATTATAACGCCTGTGTTGAGGAAATAGGTGATGAAGCAGTCACCGTTAAAATTGGCGATGAAATCAGAGAATATGCGGCTGATACTGTAATCTATGCGGTGGGACAGAAACCGCGCCGGGATGACGCACTGGCACTTAATTTTTCAGCTCCTGAATTTTATATGGTAGGGGATTGTATTGCGCCAAGGGATATTACCAGTGCCAATACGGAAGCATTTATGACAGTCAGAAATATTGGTAGAATTTAG
- a CDS encoding NAD(P)/FAD-dependent oxidoreductase encodes MNPKFEKLFSPIQIGNMVVKNRIETSPAAPRLADSEGLVTPELIEWSRELAKGGAGIVTVGISMVTPPFEHTSGFCLNIGSNSVIPGLAVLADSVHRYGAKASIELAGFAMGHDLPEEGMSPIDVMTHADIKGWINLFTDAAERALKAGMDMILIHGGHGILVSNFFSPLFNHRTDEYGGSLENRARFACELLDSIRDRVGNKLAIEFRLSASELIPGGVELQDTIEFIKIIQDKIDLVHISAGLLLDDEMVPFTTQPTYLKRGYNAHFAASIKGAEGITIPVTTVGSIDMDLAADIINNDEADICAMIRTVIADPDSVNKARCGLEETIRPCIRCVLCLNRTHGFEPLRIACAVNPKAGRELELNTVDTFCQQKKVVIVGGGPAGLEAARRAADSGHQVVVFEKSDQLGGVLRLATTPDFKADLKKYLEWTVRMTSRHPNITLKMATEATPEKVLAENPDALIVAVGAESNIPPIPGLDGSNILWAGDVESGLEETGNEVIVAGGGLTGCETALSLLRKGKKVTIVEMVSETEMLKSSPIPMTALLKLLKKEGALILSNHKLIKALDQKLIVESKGSEKTLSYDTLVLSLGVKPKLLEVSKFSNLIDNVFLIGDCTSSKGTLYTATTGGYNAALDL; translated from the coding sequence ATGAACCCAAAATTCGAAAAATTATTTTCACCCATTCAAATTGGTAATATGGTCGTTAAAAATCGTATCGAAACTTCGCCTGCGGCTCCCCGTCTGGCCGATTCAGAAGGCCTGGTCACACCAGAACTAATAGAGTGGTCACGAGAACTAGCCAAAGGCGGAGCCGGCATTGTGACGGTAGGTATTTCCATGGTTACGCCACCTTTTGAACATACTAGTGGTTTTTGTTTAAATATTGGCAGTAACAGCGTGATTCCCGGTCTTGCTGTCCTTGCAGATTCTGTCCACAGATATGGCGCAAAAGCATCAATCGAACTGGCTGGTTTTGCTATGGGTCACGATTTACCTGAAGAAGGAATGTCTCCTATAGATGTAATGACTCATGCTGACATTAAAGGCTGGATTAACCTGTTTACTGATGCTGCAGAACGGGCTTTGAAGGCTGGAATGGATATGATCCTAATCCACGGTGGTCATGGTATATTGGTTAGTAATTTCTTTTCACCACTTTTTAATCATCGAACAGATGAATATGGCGGTAGTCTTGAAAATCGAGCCAGATTTGCCTGTGAATTACTGGATTCAATTAGAGACAGGGTTGGTAATAAGTTAGCAATTGAATTTCGTTTAAGTGCCTCTGAACTGATTCCTGGTGGTGTCGAACTACAAGACACGATTGAATTTATAAAAATCATTCAGGATAAAATTGATCTTGTTCATATCTCTGCCGGTCTTTTGCTGGATGATGAGATGGTCCCCTTTACGACTCAACCTACCTATCTTAAACGCGGTTATAATGCCCATTTTGCCGCAAGTATCAAAGGTGCAGAAGGAATTACCATACCTGTGACTACAGTAGGATCAATTGATATGGATCTGGCTGCTGACATCATAAATAATGATGAAGCCGATATTTGTGCTATGATCCGAACAGTCATTGCCGATCCTGACAGTGTGAATAAAGCCCGATGTGGACTGGAAGAAACGATCCGTCCCTGTATCCGGTGTGTTTTATGCTTAAATCGTACCCACGGCTTTGAACCGCTGCGTATAGCCTGTGCAGTCAACCCCAAAGCCGGTCGGGAGCTGGAACTGAACACAGTTGATACATTTTGTCAGCAAAAAAAAGTTGTAATTGTTGGCGGTGGGCCTGCAGGCCTGGAAGCAGCCCGTAGAGCAGCTGATTCCGGTCATCAGGTGGTAGTATTCGAAAAAAGTGATCAGTTGGGTGGTGTTTTACGACTTGCCACTACTCCCGATTTTAAGGCTGATCTAAAAAAATATCTGGAATGGACAGTTCGGATGACCAGCCGACATCCTAATATTACTCTTAAAATGGCTACTGAAGCAACTCCTGAAAAGGTTCTTGCCGAAAATCCGGATGCTCTGATTGTTGCCGTCGGTGCTGAATCAAATATCCCTCCTATTCCAGGACTCGATGGCTCAAATATTCTCTGGGCTGGAGATGTAGAAAGTGGGTTAGAGGAAACAGGAAATGAAGTAATTGTTGCTGGTGGCGGCTTGACTGGATGCGAAACAGCCCTTTCTCTTCTTCGCAAAGGAAAAAAAGTAACTATCGTGGAAATGGTTAGTGAAACAGAAATGCTTAAATCCTCCCCTATCCCGATGACAGCACTACTGAAATTACTTAAAAAAGAAGGTGCCCTAATTCTATCTAATCATAAACTCATTAAGGCATTGGACCAAAAATTGATCGTTGAATCAAAAGGTTCAGAAAAAACGCTATCTTATGACACACTGGTCCTTTCACTGGGTGTTAAACCAAAACTGCTGGAAGTCTCAAAATTCTCCAATCTAATCGACAATGTCTTTTTAATCGGCGATTGCACATCTTCTAAAGGTACCTTATATACTGCGACAACTGGCGGCTATAATGCTGCTCTCGATTTATAA
- a CDS encoding arsenate reductase ArsC: MLKVLFVCVHNSARSQMAEAFLKQIGGKDFLAESAGLEPAPLNPIMVEAMSEIGYDLSDNQTHSVFDYFNEGRRYAMVVKVCDEINGQRCPIFPLTLKNINWNLHDPEIFTGPHDERLEQMRSLRDEIKEYVEAFVSEYAELAASI; the protein is encoded by the coding sequence ATGTTAAAAGTACTATTTGTATGTGTTCATAACTCAGCTAGAAGTCAGATGGCAGAAGCCTTTTTAAAACAAATCGGTGGCAAAGATTTTCTTGCTGAGAGTGCCGGTCTTGAACCTGCTCCCCTAAATCCGATAATGGTAGAAGCAATGTCGGAAATTGGATATGATTTATCAGACAATCAGACTCATTCTGTTTTTGATTATTTCAATGAAGGTCGTCGATACGCGATGGTTGTTAAAGTTTGCGATGAAATAAACGGACAGCGGTGTCCCATCTTTCCACTGACCTTAAAAAATATCAACTGGAATCTGCATGATCCAGAAATCTTTACTGGACCGCACGATGAACGTCTGGAACAAATGAGATCCCTTCGCGACGAAATTAAAGAGTATGTTGAAGCATTTGTATCTGAATATGCTGAACTGGCTGCTTCCATTTAA